In Rhizobiaceae bacterium, the sequence GGACGTTCAGGTCAAGCTGCTGATCCGGCGGCTCGTAGCGGTATCGCCCGAAGCGATTGTCGTGGCCCGGGTCGAAGCGGCCAATATCGGGCGTGATCGTATGGCGCGGGATGGTGTTGACGCCGCCCTGACCGATACCGCAATTGCCGATCGTGCCGCAAAGGTCCTGCACCCTGATGATCGGGAGCCCTGCGCCGGACGGAGCTGACGCCCTTGGCAAAGCGTTTGCCGGGGCGCCGGAGAGCGTCGCCGCAAGCGGGAGGCACGCCCCGAGAATCAAACGGAACATCGCGTTGTTCTGCATGACTCATACATAGCGTGCCCCTGGTCATTTCCCAAGAAGCCGATCCATACCCTCAACCGACGTCACCCGGCAGCGCGGCTGACCGCTTGTGTTTCGAGGCGGGGCAGGGCAAACCTGCCGACGATGTCGCTGCGCCTTGCCACCTTCAACGTCGAAAACCTGATGCGCCGTTTCGATTTCTCCGGATTTCGAAACCAGCTCAATGAGGATCGCACGCTGACGCTTTTCGAAATCAAGGATGAGGCGGAATACCGGCTGCTCGAAAAAGCCCGGACTATCGCCCACACCGACGACACGCGACAGATGTCGGCACTCGCAATAGCCGAGACCCGGGCGGACATCATCTGCCTGCAGGAGGTTGATGACATCGAGGCGCTCAAGGCCTTCGAATACGGCTACCTCTTCAAGATGATCGGCGAGGGATACCGGCAGAAATATACCACCGCCGGCAACGATTCGCGCGGCATCGACGTGGCGTTGATGATGCGCGAGGAGACCGCGCACGGCCAGCGGATCGAGTTCGTGCGCATGACCAGCCACGCCTCCGTCACTTACGAACAGCTCGGGCTGCACACGCCGGAGCTTGCCGCACTCGGCAACGAGCCGTTCGAGCGCATCTTTCGCCGCGATTGCCTCGAGATCGACGTGACGGTCGGCGGCGTGCCGCTGACGCTCTATGTGCTTCATCTCAAGTCGATGACCGGCACGCGCGGCAATCTCACCGGACGCGATGCCTCGATGCCGATACGCATGGCCGAAACCATGGCTGTGCGGCGCATCATCGAAGACCGTTTCGGCAGGGAACATGCCAGGGACAAGCGCTGGGTGATCTGCGGCGACATGAACGACTATCGCGAGCGCGTGCTGATCACCGGCAACGGCCATTCCGGTTTCCAGTTTCAGCCGGTGCGCGAGCCGCAGTCGGCGCTCGATGTGCTGCTGAAGGACGGTTTCGCGGAAAACGTCGTCGAGCGGCGGCCTGAACTCGACCGCTGGACGCTCTATCATACCCGTGGCCCGCAAGAGCGGCATCTCTGCCAGCTCGACTATATCCTGCTTTCGCCCGCTCTGGCGCGGCAAAACGGCAAGGCCGTTCCCGACATCATCAGGGGCGGCCAGCCGTATCGCACGCCGTTTCCGCCGGGACAGGAAGTCGAGCGCTATCCGCGTGTCGGCTGGGACCGGCCGAAGGCTTCGGACCATTGTCCGGTCGCCGTCACGCTCGATATCGTCTGAGGCGCATCATGACTTTCGTCCTTCCGCGGGATGCCGTCGTTCCGGTGGAGGCGGTCGAGGTGCGGCTCGATCCTGCGCCGCATCCCTTCGAGATCGAGAATGCGGAGGCGATCGAGGAATACTGGCGTAAGGCATCGGCGGAGAATCCGGCGCTTTTCGACGGCCGGCTGGTGCTGCATTCGGATCTTGCCTATCGGGATCGAAAGCTGGTCGGCACCTGCCGCGAAGTGCGCTTCGCGACGTTCCTCTACTGGCGCGAGCGGCGCGGCGCCCAGTCGGCGGAGCATGCCTATGCGCATGCCGCTCTGGTCTCCGGCGACAACCAACTCGTCGCGATCCGCATGGGAAAGCACACAGCCAATGCCGGCTCGGTCTATTTCGCCGCCGGGTCCTTCGAGGCGACCGATTTCGTGGACGGCTGGGTGGACGTAGACGCCAACATGACCCGCGAGGTGGGCGAGGAAACCGGGCTGGATATTTCGACGGTCCCGCGCGACCCGGGTTATCATCTCTATTCGCGAAATGGTGGCACCGTCATCATACGGCGATACTACCTGCCGCAAACGGGACGCGAGATCGCGGACCGTATCGAGCGCTTCGTGGCGGCGGAAAGCGATCCGGAGATCGAGGGGCCGGTGCTTATCTCCTCGGCCGACGCCCTGCCGGCCGGCACGAAACCGTATATGGCGGAGATCGTGCGCTGGCATTTTTCGCAACCGGCGCGGCACCGGACATAGTGCTGCGGCCGGACGAAAAGCGCCCGCGCCGGTTGTCGGGCCGATCGGAGTTCCTTTAGGTATCATCAGATACGGAAGACGGGGGCGTCATGACGGAATTCGAGATCGCGGCGTTGCTGCTGACGCTTTCGGCGTTGTTCGGCTGGCTGAACATCAAGGTCCTGAAGCTGCCGCATACGATCGGCCTGCTGGTCATGGCGCTGGGCTCCTCCATGGCGCTGCTGCTGGTCAACGCCGCCTTTCCCTCATTCGGGCTCGCGGAAGCGCTCCAGCACGTGATGGGCGAGATCAACTTCTACACCGCGCTGATGGAGGGCATGCTGTCGATGCTGCTCTTCGCCGGGGCGCTCCATGTCGATCTCGGCCTGCTCAAGGACCAGAAATGGGCGATCGGCATCATGGCTACCGTCGGCGTGGTGATTTCGACGGCGGTGGTCGGCGTCGGCCTCTGGGCGGTCGCATCGCTGCTCGGCTTCGATCTGCCTCTGATCTGGGCGCTGGTATTCGGGGCGTTGATCTCGCCCACCGATCCGGTGGCGGTGCTCGGCCTCCTGAAGACCGTCAACGTGCCGGAGTCGATCAAGGCGAAGATCGCTGGCGAATCGCTCTTCAACGACGGTGTGGCGATCGTCATGTTCAGCATGCTGGCGACCATCGCCATGGTTACACCGGACCAGCAATCGCCGACGGTGTGGGGCGTCGCGGAACTGCTTGTCTATGAAGGCATCGGGAGCATCGTGTTCGGACTCGTCACCGGCTGGATCGCCTACCGGGCCATGCTGGCGATCGACGACCATGTGGTCGAGATCCTGATCTCGCTGGCGGTGTGCATCGGAACCTATGTGGTCTGCCACCGCCTCCATCTCTCGGGGCCGATCGCGGTCGCCGTCTGCGGCCTGCTGATCGGCAATCACGGCGTCGAACAAGCCATGAGCGAAAAGGTCGAGGAGTATCTGTTCGCGTTCTGGGAAGTCGTGGACGAGATGCTGAATTCGGTGCTCTTCCTGCTCATCGGCCTCGAAGTGCTGGTGATCGCCTTCGACTTCTCGAACTCGTGGATCATCTTCGCCGCCATTCCGATCGTGCTGATCGGACGCTTCGTCTCGGTGGCGACGCCGATTTCGCTGCTTTCGATACGGCAGACCTTTTCGCGCGGCGCGATACCGATCCTGACCTGGGGCGGGTTGCGCGGCGGCGTGTCGGTCGCGCTGGCCCTGATCCTGCCCGATGGCGGCCCGAAGACGCTGCTGCAGGGCGCGACCTACGCCGTCGTCATCTTCTCCATCGTGGTGCAGGGACTGACGATGAAGCGCGTCGTGGGCAGAGCGAGCGGCTTGAAGGCCGCCTGACGGTTAGCGCGGCTATTCGTGCCTCAGCGCTTCGATCGGGTCCAGCCGCGCCCCGCGTAGCGCCGGGAAGAAGCCGAAGACCATGCCGATCAAGGCCGAGAAGCCGACGGCCAGCAGGATTACGAGGACGCTAGGCGAAAACGGGATCGACAGGGCGAAGGACGCGCCGCCGGCAAGCCCGAGGCCGATGGCGATGCCAATCAGGCCGCCGAGCAGGGAAAGCACGGTCGCTTCCACCAGAAACTGGATGAGGATGTGCTTCTCATGTGCGCCGATGGCGAGGCGGATGCCGATCTCGCGCGTGCGCTCCGTGACCGAGACCAGCATGATGTTCATGATGCCGATGCCGCCGACCAGCAGACTGACGCCGGCAAGCGCGCCGAGCATGCCGGTCATGCTGGTGGTGGCGCTCGTCATGGCGTCGGCGACCTGGGTCATGTCGCGCACGGAAAAGTCGTCATCGCGATCCGGTGCGACGCGGCGTGTGTCGCGCAGTATGTCCTCGATCCGCTGCTGGAGGACCGAGGTCGAGGTTCCTTCCTCGGCCGCCACATAGATCGTGTCGATGTCGCGATTTCCGGCGATGCGGCGCTGGAACGTCTTGAGCGGCATGAAAACGACGTTGTCCTGATCCTGCCCGAAGCCGGAAAAGCCCTTGGGTTCGAGCAGGCCGATCACCTTGCAGCTGACGCGGCCGACGCGGATCGCCATGCCCTCGGGGTCACCCGTGCCGAAGAACTGCTTGCGCACGGTCTCGCCTATCAGACAGCTCGCCGCGCCGCTGCGCGTCTCCGAATCGCTGAACTCGCGGCCCGAGACGACCTTCCAGTCCCGCGCCATCAGATAGGCGTTGTCGGTGCCGGTCACGGAGACGGAGAGGCTTTCGGTACCGAAGACGACGCGCACGGTCTTCTGCGAGGCCGGCGAGATGGCGCGGGCGCCTTCGAGATGACTGGCCAGCGCCGAAACCTCCTTGTCGCCAAGCTGGCGGATCACCGGTTCGGGGCCTGAGCCGGGCACCGGCGGACGGCCGGGACGCACGACCAGAAGATTGCTGCCGAGCTTGGAAATGTCGCTCTTGACCTTCTCGGTGGTGCCGGTGCCGATGGTAATCATGGCGATCACGGCCGCGACGCCGATGACGATGCCGAGCAGCGTGAGAAACGAGCGCAGCGCATTGCGGCGGACGGACCGGAGAGCCAGGCGGACGGTCTCGAAGAACATCAGGCCGCCTCCAGATTGAAAGTGTCGGAGGCGACGCGCCCGTCAACGAACGAGATGGTGCGCCGGGCATAGGCCGCGATGTCCGACTCGTGCGTCACCATGACGATGGTCAGTCCGAGCTCGTCATTCAGACGGTTGAGCAGTTCCATGATCTCGTGGCTGCGGGACGTGTCGAGATTGCCGGTCGGCTCGTCTGCCGCGAGCAGCGTCGGACGGCTGACGATGGCGCGGGCGATCGCCACGCGCTGCTGCTGGCCGCCTGAGAGCTCGGCCGGCGTATGCCGTTCGCGGCCTTTCAGCCCAACCTCCTCAAGCGCTTTCATCGCCAGTTCGCGGCGCTCCGTCGCGCCGACGCCGCGATAGATCAGCGGCAGCTCGACATTTTCCACCGCCGTGGTGCGCGGCAGGAGGTTGTAGCCCTGGAACACGAAGCCGATGTAGAGATTGCGGAGCGCGGCCCGCCGGTCGCGGTCCAGCCGGCCGGCATCGATGCCGCCGAAGCCATAACGGCCCCGCGTCGGCGTATCGAGGCAGCCGATGATGTTCATCGCCGTCGATTTTCCGGAACCGGACGGCCCCATGATGGCGACGAATTCACCCTGATCTATGGAGAGATCGACGCCAGCCAGCGCGTCGACGCGAGCCTCCCCTTCGCCGTAGGTTTTCCAGACGTCGCGGAATGTGATGAGCGGCTCCGACACCGGCTCAGCTCCGGCTCTCGCTCGAACTCACGATCACGCTGTCGCCGTCGTTGAGGCCGGAGATGATCTCGGTAAGGTCTCCGTCGGTCGCGCCGACCGTCACCTTGACGGGTTTCGGCTGGC encodes:
- a CDS encoding BA14K family protein; the encoded protein is MFRLILGACLPLAATLSGAPANALPRASAPSGAGLPIIRVQDLCGTIGNCGIGQGGVNTIPRHTITPDIGRFDPGHDNRFGRYRYEPPDQQLDLNVQKIRPAPIPRAPKYTGTRTLYRVQNLSADHVDWCYSKYRSYRAKDNTYQPDKGPRKICVSPFD
- a CDS encoding endonuclease/exonuclease/phosphatase family protein, which translates into the protein MSLRLATFNVENLMRRFDFSGFRNQLNEDRTLTLFEIKDEAEYRLLEKARTIAHTDDTRQMSALAIAETRADIICLQEVDDIEALKAFEYGYLFKMIGEGYRQKYTTAGNDSRGIDVALMMREETAHGQRIEFVRMTSHASVTYEQLGLHTPELAALGNEPFERIFRRDCLEIDVTVGGVPLTLYVLHLKSMTGTRGNLTGRDASMPIRMAETMAVRRIIEDRFGREHARDKRWVICGDMNDYRERVLITGNGHSGFQFQPVREPQSALDVLLKDGFAENVVERRPELDRWTLYHTRGPQERHLCQLDYILLSPALARQNGKAVPDIIRGGQPYRTPFPPGQEVERYPRVGWDRPKASDHCPVAVTLDIV
- a CDS encoding sodium:proton antiporter encodes the protein MTEFEIAALLLTLSALFGWLNIKVLKLPHTIGLLVMALGSSMALLLVNAAFPSFGLAEALQHVMGEINFYTALMEGMLSMLLFAGALHVDLGLLKDQKWAIGIMATVGVVISTAVVGVGLWAVASLLGFDLPLIWALVFGALISPTDPVAVLGLLKTVNVPESIKAKIAGESLFNDGVAIVMFSMLATIAMVTPDQQSPTVWGVAELLVYEGIGSIVFGLVTGWIAYRAMLAIDDHVVEILISLAVCIGTYVVCHRLHLSGPIAVAVCGLLIGNHGVEQAMSEKVEEYLFAFWEVVDEMLNSVLFLLIGLEVLVIAFDFSNSWIIFAAIPIVLIGRFVSVATPISLLSIRQTFSRGAIPILTWGGLRGGVSVALALILPDGGPKTLLQGATYAVVIFSIVVQGLTMKRVVGRASGLKAA
- a CDS encoding ABC transporter permease; amino-acid sequence: MFFETVRLALRSVRRNALRSFLTLLGIVIGVAAVIAMITIGTGTTEKVKSDISKLGSNLLVVRPGRPPVPGSGPEPVIRQLGDKEVSALASHLEGARAISPASQKTVRVVFGTESLSVSVTGTDNAYLMARDWKVVSGREFSDSETRSGAASCLIGETVRKQFFGTGDPEGMAIRVGRVSCKVIGLLEPKGFSGFGQDQDNVVFMPLKTFQRRIAGNRDIDTIYVAAEEGTSTSVLQQRIEDILRDTRRVAPDRDDDFSVRDMTQVADAMTSATTSMTGMLGALAGVSLLVGGIGIMNIMLVSVTERTREIGIRLAIGAHEKHILIQFLVEATVLSLLGGLIGIAIGLGLAGGASFALSIPFSPSVLVILLAVGFSALIGMVFGFFPALRGARLDPIEALRHE
- a CDS encoding ABC transporter ATP-binding protein — protein: MSEPLITFRDVWKTYGEGEARVDALAGVDLSIDQGEFVAIMGPSGSGKSTAMNIIGCLDTPTRGRYGFGGIDAGRLDRDRRAALRNLYIGFVFQGYNLLPRTTAVENVELPLIYRGVGATERRELAMKALEEVGLKGRERHTPAELSGGQQQRVAIARAIVSRPTLLAADEPTGNLDTSRSHEIMELLNRLNDELGLTIVMVTHESDIAAYARRTISFVDGRVASDTFNLEAA